A region from the Cannabis sativa cultivar Pink pepper isolate KNU-18-1 chromosome 9, ASM2916894v1, whole genome shotgun sequence genome encodes:
- the LOC115722780 gene encoding syntaxin-132, with product MNDLLTDSFEIPRGQPSRDGDIELGTQAPMNTGDQGLESFFKKVQEIEKQNEKLDKLLRKLQDAHEESKAVTKAPAMKAIKQRMEKDVDEVGKIARSVKLKIEELDRENLANRQKPGCGKGTGVDRSRMSTTLSLKKKLKDKMAEFQTLRENIHQEYREVVERRVFTVTGTRADEETIERLIETGDSEQIFQKAIQEQGRGRIMDTLAEIQERHDAVRDVERKLLDLQQIFLDMAVLVEAQGDLLDNIESQVSSAVDHVHQGNTALQRAKSLQKNSRKWMCIAIIILLIIVVIIVVAVLKPWSNGKGA from the exons GATTCTTTTGAGATCCCACGGGGTCAGCCTTCTAGAGATGGAGATATTGAGCTAGGAACACAAGCTCCCATGAATACAGGAGATCAAGGACTGGAGAGTTTCTTCAAAAAG GTTCAGGAGATTGAGAAACAAAATGAGAAGCTGGATAAGCTACTCAGAAAATTACAG GATGCACATGAGGAGTCCAAGGCCGTTACCAAGGCTCCTGCCATGAAAG CAATCAAGCAACGAATGGAGAAGGATGTTGATGAAGTTGGAAAGATTGCTCGATCAGTGAAGTTAAAAATCGAAGAACTTGACCGAGAG AATTTAGCAAATAGACAAAAGCCAGGTTGTGGAAAGGGTACGGGTGTAGATCGGTCAAGAATGTCGACAACTCT TTCCCTAAAAAAGAAATTGAAGGATAAGATGGCTGAGTTTCAG ACTTTAAGGGAAAACATCCATCAAGAATATCGAGAAGTTGTTGAGAGACGTGTATTTACAG TAACGGGGACAAGAGCTGATGAAGAG ACAATCGAGCGATTAATTGAGACAGGAGACAGTGAACAAATATTCCAGAAGGCTATCCAGGAACAGGGCCGAGGCCGG ATAATGGATACCCTTGCAGAAATTCAAGAGCGCCATGATGCTGTGAGAGATGTTGAGAGAAAACTTCTTGATCTACAACAG ATATTCCTTGACATGGCGGTGTTGGTGGAGGCACAAGGGGATTTGCTTGACAACATAGAATCACAG GTTTCAAGTGCCGTGGATCACGTGCATCAAGGGAATACGGCTCTTCAAAGGGCTAAGTCACTACAAAAGAATTCAAGGAAATGGATGTGCAttgcaatcataatccttctcATCATCGTTGTGATCATCGTCGTAGCAGTTCTCAAGCCATGGAGCAATGGCAAAGGCGCTTAA
- the LOC115722747 gene encoding cysteine protease ATG4: MVNFLSSAFSVFEAHSESSSACDKKSIRSRYLKWTAAVRKAVTIGPMRRFHERILGSARTGISNSTSDIWLLGVCYRISPDDSLVDFPTNGGLADFEHDFSSRILMTYRKGFSALGDLKYTSDVNWGCMLRSSQMLVAQALVFHRLGRSWRRQLQKPLDQDYIDILHLFGDSEASPFSIHNLLLAGKAYNLTAGSWMGPYAMCRSWETLAKCKREANDFENQPLPMVVYVVSGDEDGERGGAPVVCVEDAHRHCSEFSRGQAGWTPILLLVPLVLGLETINPRYIPALRSTFTFPQSLGIMGGRPGASTYIVGVQDDKAFYLDPHEVQPVIDIGRNSVEADTSSYHSSVVRHMALDSIDPSLAIGFYCRDKDDFDDFCLRGKKLAEESKGAPLFTVTQNLPKPVSHSNVLGDSSEVSDSFEALPSNNEDDCSHEDDWQLL; the protein is encoded by the exons ATGGTCAACTTTCTTTCATCGGCATTTTCCGTCTTTGAAGCACATAGTGAGTCATCGTCGGCCTGTGATAAGAAATCGATTCGTTCAAGATACCTTAAGTGGACAGCAGCTGTGAGGAAGGCTGTGACAATTGGCCCAATGAGAAGATTTCACGAGCGTATACTTGGATCCGCTAGAACTGGCATATCTAACTCAACAAGTGACATATGGCTTCTTGGTGTATGTTATAGAATCTCCCCAGATGATTCCTTAGTAGATTTTCCCACTAATGGTGGCTTAGCAGATTTCGAACATGATTTTTCGTCAAGAATTTTAATGACATATCGGAAAG GTTTCAGTGCTCTTGGAGATTTGAAATACACTAGCGATGTAAACTGGGGTTGCATGCTTCGGAGTAGCCAGATGCTAGTGGCTCAG GCTTTGGTTTTTCATAGATTGGGACGATCTTGGAGAAGACAATTACAAAAG cCCTTGGACCAAGACTACATCGACATATTGCATCTATTTGGTGATTCGGAAGCATCACCTTTTTCCATCCACAATCTTCTTCTAGCTGGAAAGGCTTACAATCTTACTGCAGGCTCATGGATGGGCCCATATGCTATGTGTCGCTCATGGGAAACTTTAGCGAAATGCAAGAGAGAGGCCAATGACTTTGAGAACCAACCACTTCCTATGGTTGTTTATGTTGTTTCTGGAGATGAAGACGGCGAACGTGGTGGAGCCCCAGTTGTATGTGTTGAAGACGCCCATAGACATTGCTCTGAGTTTTCCAGAGGTCAAGCTGGTTGGACACCTATTCTTTTATTGGTCCCTTTGGTTCTCGGGCTCGAAACAATTAATCCCAG gtACATTCCAGCTTTACGGTCTACATTCACATTTCCCCAAAGTCTTGGTATAATGGGTGGTAGACCGGGTGCGTCAACTTACATTGTAGGTGTTCAAGATGATAAAGCATTTTACCTTGATCCTCATGAAGTTCAGCCG GTAATTGATATTGGTAGGAATAGTGTAGAGGCTGATACTTCATCGTACCACAGCAG TGTCGTAAGACATATGGCCCTCGATTCCATTGATCCATCATTAGCAATTGGATTTTATTGCCGTGATAAAG ATGATTTTGATGACTTTTGTCTCCGAGGTAAAAAGTTGGCAGAAGAATCTAAAGGTGCACCATTGTTCACCGTGACACAAAATCTGCCAAAGCCCGTGAGCCACAGTAATGTATTGGGAGATAGTAGCGAGGTTAGCGATTCATTCGAAGCACTGCCTAGTAACAACGAAGATGATTGTTCACATGAAGACGATTGGCAACTGCTTTGA
- the LOC115723167 gene encoding SKP1-like protein 1A — translation METKENTNVLAMSSSSSSSKKITLISSDGESFEMEEAVAMQSQMIKFMIEDGCADNAIPVPNVTANILAMVIEYCKKHIDSPNDVDLESWDANFVKVDQATLYDLIMAANYLNIKDLLDLTCQTVADMIKGKTPEEIRKTFNIENDFTPEEEEAIRKENLWAFE, via the exons ATGGAAACAAAAGAAAACACAAATGTTTTAGCGATGTCATCATCATCGTCGTCCTCAAAAAAGATCACCTTGATTAGTTCAGATGGTGAATCGTTTGAGATGGAAGAGGCTGTTGCGATGCAATCTCAAATGATCAAGTTTATGATCGAAGATGGTTGCGCCGATAATGCCATTCCTGTACCTAATGTCACCGCCAACATTCTTGCCATGGTCATCGAATACTGTAAGAAGCACATTGATTCCCCTAATGATGTTGATCTCGAGTCTTGGGATGCAAACTTTGTCAAAGTTGATCAGGCCACACTTTATGATCTtatcatg GCTGCAAATTATCTTAATATCAAGGATTTACTTGACTTAACATGCCAAACGGTTGCTGATATGATCAAAGGAAAGACCCCAGAGGAGATTAGGAAGACATTCAATATAGAAAATGATTTCACTCCTGAAGAAGAGGAAGCCATTAGAAAGGAAAATCTATGGGcttttgaataa